A window of Vanessa cardui chromosome 16, ilVanCard2.1, whole genome shotgun sequence genomic DNA:
atatagtaaatagtaataagCAGTAATAGTAAAGTTATAAACATCaaagttaaatgaaaattttaaccatttttacatattcaacgtatttaattgaatatatttctgTTTCAGGGAATGGGAGAAACAACAGAGGTTACAAGCGATGGTTGGTCGCTTGCAAGAAATGGTGGAGCAGGAGACGCGCGCGCGGTCTGCCGCCGCCGCAGAACGCCTCGGTTTACCACCCAGCATACAGCTTCCCGACGGCGAGTACGGTCAAGACGCGCATCTACAGTTACGAGTCCCTTATCAGGTCCGTAAGTATtcgcttttttttattcattgataAAGACattcatcaatatttttttacacactATTATTTTTGGTAATCAAAGAAATATCAATCCACAATATAAAAGTTATGTAATTCTTCGTATATTCgtcctatattttattattttaagattaccACAGTCATTACTTACCATTTAGTTttctcttattataaataaaagaaaataacgaataaatataaagcGACCACCGAATCCTTGCCGCAATCTTGATTTCTCGACTTGTATTGTTTGTTCAGAGCTAGTATTAATTTTGAGGCACACCAAACGAATCAAAATTTGGTGGCAACAAAGTGATTATATGTGCAATAACTTTCCAGCAAGCCGAGCTGACGAGAAGCAGTTTTCAACCTCCACCGAACAAGTGCGTGAGCGACGTGCCCGAGTGGGCGGGCATGGCGGACGCGCCGCCGGGGCGTCGGGGTCCGGGCGGCGGGGGCGGCGGCAAGAAAGACGGCCTTCTGCAAAAGGCGACTCGATGGTGGGTGCGCATGGGCGCGCGGCCGCCGGCCACGTTCCTGCCGGCCAGCGCGCCGCCGCCCTGCGTGATGGTGCCACGCCGGGCTGCGCCCTCGCCGCCGCCCGACGCGTGACGTCGCCGCATCTCCGCACCTCTCTATCATATCACGCTTACATTCCATTATCGGGACGATCAGACTCGTCGGAGTGCACGCGCGTCCCGGAGTATTATAgacttgataatttatttatttgggactCGCGCCCGCCCGACCGGGCTGCGGAGCGCGTACGCGTGCTTTGTGATATGTGCGACAGGGTCGTGTAGTGACAGTGCAGACCGTACGGAGTGAGGCGGGGCGACGACCGCCGCCGCCGCGAGCGTA
This region includes:
- the LOC124536039 gene encoding uncharacterized protein LOC124536039 isoform X4, whose translation is MCCDLQMLSVQVPGCAGMERLGAPGGPRLRHDHRHHHSTLEWEKQQRLQAMVGRLQEMVEQETRARSAAAAERLGLPPSIQLPDGEYGQDAHLQLRVPYQQAELTRSSFQPPPNKCVSDVPEWAGMADAPPGRRGPGGGGGGKKDGLLQKATRWWVRMGARPPATFLPASAPPPCVMVPRRAAPSPPPDA
- the LOC124536039 gene encoding uncharacterized protein LOC124536039 isoform X1, encoding MCCDLQMLSVQVPGCAGMERLGAPGGPRLRHDHRHHHSTLEWEKQQRLQAMVGRLQEMVEQETRARSAAAAERLGLPPSIQLPDGEYGQDAHLQLRVPYQVPSRADEKQFSTSTEQVRERRARVGGHGGRAAGASGSGRRGRRQERRPSAKGDSMVGAHGRAAAGHVPAGQRAAALRDGATPGCALAAARRVTSPHLRTSLSYHAYIPLSGRSDSSECTRVPEYYRLDNLFIWDSRPPDRAAERVRVLCDMCDRVV
- the LOC124536039 gene encoding uncharacterized protein LOC124536039 isoform X3 — its product is MGETTEVTSDGWSLARNGGAGDARAVCRRRRTPRFTTQHTASRRRVRSRRASTVTSPLSASRADEKQFSTSTEQVRERRARVGGHGGRAAGASGSGRRGRRQERRPSAKGDSMVGAHGRAAAGHVPAGQRAAALRDGATPGCALAAARRVTSPHLRTSLSYHAYIPLSGRSDSSECTRVPEYYRLDNLFIWDSRPPDRAAERVRVLCDMCDRVV
- the LOC124536039 gene encoding uncharacterized protein LOC124536039 isoform X2, translated to MLSVQVPGCAGMERLGAPGGPRLRHDHRHHHSTLEWEKQQRLQAMVGRLQEMVEQETRARSAAAAERLGLPPSIQLPDGEYGQDAHLQLRVPYQVPSRADEKQFSTSTEQVRERRARVGGHGGRAAGASGSGRRGRRQERRPSAKGDSMVGAHGRAAAGHVPAGQRAAALRDGATPGCALAAARRVTSPHLRTSLSYHAYIPLSGRSDSSECTRVPEYYRLDNLFIWDSRPPDRAAERVRVLCDMCDRVV